The following nucleotide sequence is from Candidatus Kuenenbacteria bacterium HGW-Kuenenbacteria-1.
AACTTTAGATAATCCAAAGGCCTATGGGGTTCAAGAGGTAATCATTGAAATGCCTGAACACGCAAAAGAATTAGAAGATTTAAGCATTGAACATATTTCTAAATTATTAGAAATGTATGCACGAAGAACAACAATTATTTCTAAAAATAAAAAAATTGAATATATTTTAATATTTAAAAATAATGGCGGACGAGCTGGCGCGTCTCTTCAACATTCTCATTCTCAAATTTTTGCCACAAATTTTTTACCTCCTCATCTTTTTGACAAATCTCAAAAAATTCAAGAATATAAAATAATACATGGAACTTGCGTTTATTGCGATGTTATTAAAAAAGAAAGAAAAACTTCGCGTCTTATTTGGGAAGACAAAAATGTTATTGCTTTTGCTCCATATGCTTCAATGCATAATTATGAGGCTTGGATATTACCTAAACGACACATAGATAACATTACTTGTCTTAATAAAGATGAAAGAAAATCTTGGGCACGAATTTTAAAAAAAATTTTAAAAAAAATAGGACAATTAGGATTGCCATATAATTATTATTTTCATCAAGTAATACATGATGAAAATCAGCATCTTTATATGAAAATTATTCCGCGTGGTTCTGTTTGGGCTGGAGTAGAAATTGGTTCTGGCATAATAATTAATTCAATTCCACCGGAAGACGCAGCAAAATTTTATAAAGAGTAATTTAAAAAAATTTTGGATTTTATAAAGACAGGTTTAACCCGTCTTTTTTATTTTATTAGGTTACTTTAGTAATTGAAGTTATGAAAAAATTTACTAAAACATAACTACCCAAAACAACTATTAATCCTAGAATTGCCCAAACTAAAATTCCCTTTCCTTTTTTTATTTTTTCCTCAGCTCCTCCAGAAGTCATCCAAACC
It contains:
- the galT gene encoding galactose-1-phosphate uridylyltransferase, producing the protein MIRSEIRKDYIQDKYVIIAPRRGKRPHDVAKPIAPVISVEAQKKCVFCPKGVFKNLIKDSTGPLKKWDILVLENPFSAVTLDNPKAYGVQEVIIEMPEHAKELEDLSIEHISKLLEMYARRTTIISKNKKIEYILIFKNNGGRAGASLQHSHSQIFATNFLPPHLFDKSQKIQEYKIIHGTCVYCDVIKKERKTSRLIWEDKNVIAFAPYASMHNYEAWILPKRHIDNITCLNKDERKSWARILKKILKKIGQLGLPYNYYFHQVIHDENQHLYMKIIPRGSVWAGVEIGSGIIINSIPPEDAAKFYKE